In Falco rusticolus isolate bFalRus1 chromosome 7, bFalRus1.pri, whole genome shotgun sequence, the DNA window tCAGTAAAGTACATTTAAGCTCAAGTAACATCACCTACATATACATAAACAAGTGGTaaacaaatgtattaaaatagaaatactaaAACTATAGTGGTGCAACAGAATTTTTGTAATTTCCACTGAATTCTATTTATACAAATGTTAGAAAGCTTCAACAGTTCCTTTTGACATATGTttatacatttgcatttttgtaataatatagaataaaatatgctttataTCACTGAATAGAAAATATGCTGGGTGAAGCagatttaaaagatttttttctgaacctaTAAAATCTCCATCCCAACAGAATACTGTTCAAAGCATTACACATTTTATGGTTTGTAATTCCGTTCACAATTGtgtgatattaaaataatacagtgtTCTTTGCCATAAGGccatactaaaataaaaaagatttaacCCAGCTACAAAAAGTTCACTgaacttaaattaaaatacttgtaaaCATCTTTGCaatatgaaatataatttttcaagtcaaaaaagaataaaatacttcaatCTGTATTAATGCAATTTATCTTTAAAACCTTTAAAcgtttttaatatatataagAGATATGTtacagggttggttttttttttttttcttttttaaactttgataAAGCTGCAGTATCATGGTTTTTCACAGGAACTTTTGCCCTTTCAAGAACATTCAGAAAAGTATCCACCCatagatttaattattttgtaatgaGCATCCTAGGAACTACCAGCACGTTTTACTAACAGTCCACACACCATTGTCATCATCATAAGCATCTTCtactttcaatatttttttccgggtttttttttctgttcgttttttttttttgttgttcggttggggtttttttgtggggttttttttttttgttcgtttataaaaaaagggggggggggagagagagagagttttGGAAGCTTCGTATTAAAGTACAGTGTAAAAACTAGCCTAGCACTAGAATGGAGTCGCCCGTTATTATGTATAGCATGCACCCGCggtcaccaccaccaccaccccccgccctcccccggcccgccgcccgcagcccccggccccggcgggccccggccgccgccccccggcccgcccgcggCGGGGCTCTCAGGAGAAGATGCGGATGGCCTGGGTGACGGCGCTGTGGCACACCGGGCACTGCGGCTCCGTCTTCTCGCAGATGCGGTTGGCGCACTCCATGCAGAAGAGGTTGTGGCCGCAGGGCACCAGCGCGGCGATCACCTCGCTCTCGAAGCAGACGGAGCAGTCGCGGCTGCCCTTCCGCCGCACGCCCGAcgaggagcaggaggagctggacgaggagctggaggaggaggaggaggaggccgACGAGTCGGAGGGCAGCCCCGGCAGGTGGGAGCCCAGCCCGTTGGCGTACAGCGGGTAGGAGGCGGCCAGCAGCCGCCCCCCGGGGTCGCTGCGCACCCGCCGCGCCAGCGGGTGCtcgggccccgccgcgctgccgtGCAGGGGCGGGGAGAGCCGCGCCGGGGGCGgagcgccgccgccccgccgggggccgcTCACCAGCAGCGCCAGGTTGGCATTGGCGGGCGCGGCGCCCGggaaggcggcggcggcggcggcgggcgagggCGCGGGCGaggggggcgcggcggggccgcgctcGAACTGCGGCCAGATGAGGGCggcccccggcggcggggcgggggccaGGTCGAAGCCGGGCGGCGAGTCGAAGGGCAGCTCGGAGCAGCAGTCCGGGGAGGAGAGGAcgtcgccgccgccgcccccgccgtACACGTAGCCGTTGGcgctgttgttgttgttgttgccgTTGTGGGTGAAGCTGAGCGCCGGGCTCGGGGGGCTGTAGTCGGCCAGGCGGGCGCCGCCCCCCCCCGTGCCGCCCCCGAAGTAGGAGTCGGTGGAGGCGCTGCCCAGCGAGCTGGAGCTGTCGTTGCGGTAGTTGCAGAAGGGTTTGCGGCCCGGGGTGGGCGTGATGCTGGGCGGCGTGGGCTTGCTCCAGAGGCTGCCCGTGCCGTTCAGCTCGAAGCCCACGTCCGTGCCGTTGGCGTGGAAGTCATTCTCGTCCGTCAGCTCGATGATGCCGCCGGTGCGCATGGCGATGTGCGCCTCGATCTCCTCCCGGGCCCGGTCCACGTTCTCAGGCATGCCCGTCACCTCGAAGACGGGCTCCTTGTCGCGGCTCGGGGTCACGATGTAGGTGTGCGTCTGCTGCTGGATGCGCTTGATGGTGGCCCCCTTGGGCCCCACGACCAAGCCCACCACACGATAAGGCACCCGCACCTGGATGGTGGTTTGGCCGGGCAGGTTCGGGGGGCCGGGGACAGTGCCGTTCAGGGCTGTGTTCTTGTTCCGTGAGGCTCGGATCATCGAGAAGTGCTCGGCCGCCGAGATGATCTCCCTGCGGGCCATGGCCACATCTTCCTTTCTGCCCGTCACAACAAAGAGCGGCTCCTCCCCGCGAACCGGGGTCTTGATGTAGGTGTTGGTCTTTGCCCGCAGAGCTTTGATTTTACAACCTGGGAACGAGATGTGGGAGATGGAGGGcgaaggggaggggaggaagaggaaggggaggtcgggggggggggggagaaccGGTTACAACCCAGTATTTGGGTGCTGCTAGGGAAGGGAACACGCACACATCCCCCACACCCCCGAAACACGCTGTCCCCCTGGCCCAGGTGATGGCTGGCATCTCATCCAGGCGCCCCAGTCACGGCGTAAAGTAATGTCAGcccacagccctggcacacGCCCAAAGGCATCGTAAGTGGCCACCGACACATCTGCCATGCGAACTGCCCCGAAACTACCAACTACCAACGTGCGGTTCACAGGAAcggcaacaacaaaaaaaaaaagaagcgtGTGGAAATACTGCGCGACcggaaaaaataaaatacaataataaaatgCAAGCAGCCCTAACACATAAACACACCCGCCAGTCCACATTCCTGCTCAGCACTTTCCTTTCGGAAAAATAAAATCCGTTCTTAAGAAGGTGAGAAGCAGCGGCTGTACCAAATGAGCCACATTCCCCACTGCGGATGCTTTATTCCAATCCCATTGTTCCACTTCCCCACtccatttctcttccttaaaaataatccaCGATTTCTAacttgggggggtggggggggtgtcgAAGCACCGAGGCTCCCATTTTCCTCCCGTTTCCTCTTGCAAATCTTAACTTTTGCAGCCGCAGGAAAAGGAGCGGTTTTTATTATTTTCGTGATCAtcaccccccacaccccccccccctccgccgccgcTCCTCTCCCGGCAGCTGAAAGTGCATCTCGAAACTGATGCATAACGCTCCTCGGGAACATCACGTCTGCTGCACTTTCTTTGTCTGGGGGAAGCCGGCACCGGGCACCACGGTGCGGCTGCAGTTTTCCTGGGAATGGCCAGTGTCGCATCCCAGGCGCACGgccggcagcgcggcggggcgaCCCGCGCACCCACCCCCTGGCATGCAGGCACCCACCTTGTCTCCCCACTATCTCAGCGACATGCTCCGAGCTGGGCACCGGGACGCATTCAGTCATGTTCACGCTCTTTTTCCGAGGCTCGCTGTCGTAAATGGAGCCCGTCTCGTCGTtgtccagccccagcagggagaGCTGATCCAGGGCGATCTGCAGGGCTCTTTGGTCATCCAGGGTCTctccccctccaccaccaccaccgccgccgccgccgccgccgctcccgtTCCTCTCCATGTCTGCAAAAAGCGAGCTGGGCATAGTCCCTGTGTGTGTTGCACCCTCCTCCTGCACTCGGCTCAGTAGTAAAAGATCAGACACAAAGGAAAACCCAAGGCAGATGGccagcaggagagaaggaaagggagggtGGGCGACTGCTGGAGACCGGGGAGTTGTTGCCTTTTGCTTGtatattttgtatcttttttgcctttttttttttcctcctctcagtGCAATCCGGTTTATAAGATGTTCTCAGGAACCCCCCCCCACGACTCCCCCCCGCgaggttttttgggttggtttttttttcttttttttttttttttttttttttttttgctcggctgggggtggggtgggggggtgggaagaggatAGCGAGAGGAGCTCCGATGGCTTCCCCCCCTCGAGTTCCTCGCCGGCCACAATGCCAAGCGACGGCAGCGTTTCTTTAAGGAGCCCCTCCCAGGCTCCACTCCACTCACTCagcggttttttttttttttttttccctcctctcccctcctctgtCTGAGGCGCTGCTGCAGCCAGACGGCTCTGGAGAGGCGGGCGG includes these proteins:
- the MEX3B gene encoding RNA-binding protein MEX3B, whose translation is MPSSLFADMERNGSGGGGGGGGGGGGGETLDDQRALQIALDQLSLLGLDNDETGSIYDSEPRKKSVNMTECVPVPSSEHVAEIVGRQGCKIKALRAKTNTYIKTPVRGEEPLFVVTGRKEDVAMARREIISAAEHFSMIRASRNKNTALNGTVPGPPNLPGQTTIQVRVPYRVVGLVVGPKGATIKRIQQQTHTYIVTPSRDKEPVFEVTGMPENVDRAREEIEAHIAMRTGGIIELTDENDFHANGTDVGFELNGTGSLWSKPTPPSITPTPGRKPFCNYRNDSSSSLGSASTDSYFGGGTGGGGARLADYSPPSPALSFTHNGNNNNNSANGYVYGGGGGGDVLSSPDCCSELPFDSPPGFDLAPAPPPGAALIWPQFERGPAAPPSPAPSPAAAAAAFPGAAPANANLALLVSGPRRGGGAPPPARLSPPLHGSAAGPEHPLARRVRSDPGGRLLAASYPLYANGLGSHLPGLPSDSSASSSSSSSSSSSSSCSSSGVRRKGSRDCSVCFESEVIAALVPCGHNLFCMECANRICEKTEPQCPVCHSAVTQAIRIFS